One window from the genome of Streptomyces sp. NBC_00287 encodes:
- a CDS encoding LysE family translocator, with protein sequence MVSTDRLLAFAAMSFLLIVVPGPSVLFVVGRALAQGRRAALMTVVGNTVGAYVLVLAVAFGVGSIVERSVLVFTALKLAGAAYLVYLGIKAWRERGALRAAFAEDAAAAAEQGGLRTFWEGFAVGVTNPKTIVFFAAVLPQFVDHGAGHVTAQMLLLGLVFNAIALTSDSVWGLAAATARGWFARSPRRLSAVGGVGGMTMIGLGVTVAVTGRKD encoded by the coding sequence ATGGTGTCCACCGACCGTCTCCTCGCCTTCGCGGCCATGTCGTTCCTGCTGATCGTGGTCCCCGGACCCAGCGTGCTCTTCGTCGTCGGACGCGCCCTCGCCCAGGGCCGCCGGGCCGCCCTGATGACGGTGGTGGGAAACACCGTCGGCGCCTATGTGCTGGTCCTGGCGGTGGCGTTCGGGGTCGGCTCGATCGTGGAGCGCTCGGTGCTGGTCTTCACGGCGCTCAAGCTGGCCGGCGCCGCCTACCTCGTCTATTTGGGCATCAAGGCCTGGCGGGAGCGCGGGGCGCTGCGGGCCGCGTTCGCCGAGGACGCGGCGGCGGCAGCCGAGCAGGGCGGTCTGCGCACCTTCTGGGAGGGGTTCGCGGTCGGTGTGACCAACCCCAAGACGATCGTGTTCTTCGCCGCGGTGCTGCCCCAGTTCGTCGACCATGGCGCGGGGCATGTGACGGCTCAGATGCTGCTGCTCGGCCTGGTCTTCAACGCCATCGCGCTCACCTCGGACAGCGTCTGGGGACTGGCCGCGGCAACCGCCCGGGGCTGGTTCGCCCGCTCCCCGCGCCGACTGTCGGCGGTGGGCGGAGTCGGCGGGATGACCATGATCGGGCTCGGTGTCACGGTCGCGGTGACGGGCCGCAAGGACTGA
- the nirD gene encoding nitrite reductase small subunit NirD, producing MTLAPETTDLKVQLQLAEEWFTVCDLNQLLPGRGVAALLPDGSQVALFRDRSGTLYAIDNRDPFSGAGVLSRGLIGSHQGRPFVASPLLKQRFDLASGQCLDDESVRVTTYTIRAA from the coding sequence ATGACCCTGGCACCCGAGACGACCGACCTCAAGGTCCAACTGCAGCTCGCCGAAGAGTGGTTCACGGTCTGCGACCTGAACCAGCTGCTCCCGGGCCGTGGAGTGGCGGCCCTGCTGCCGGACGGCAGCCAGGTGGCCCTCTTCCGCGACCGCTCCGGCACGCTGTACGCCATTGACAACCGTGACCCCTTCAGCGGCGCCGGTGTCCTCTCCCGCGGTCTGATCGGCAGCCACCAGGGCCGTCCGTTCGTGGCCTCCCCGCTGCTGAAGCAGCGCTTCGACCTCGCCTCCGGGCAGTGCCTGGACGACGAGTCGGTACGGGTGACGACGTACACGATCCGCGCGGCCTGA
- a CDS encoding sensor histidine kinase, translating into MTRRLLIGYLTLAALVLLCLEIPLGFVYSRGERERVADAARDEAESVSAYAALSLAADRAGQSLPERVAHCAERIGGKVVVVDGSGELLTASYPLSGRAARALPTRPGITAALRGTSAVDVRTSTIGGVEYLSVAAPVSQGARGAVWLTVPTRTVHERIHRAWLLLGAGGLGVLAAVGVLGYAIARWTGRPIRELERATYELADGGLAAPVTITKGPPEVRRLAAAFNRTAARLAHLLASQHAFAGEASHQLRTPLAALRLRLENLEPNVSARGRPSLTAAVTETDRLSRMVEGLLAMARLEEDAVTPGPVDVGAVCAERHRTWEPLFERQGVALVLFAGSVGPVLALPGAVEQILDNLLSNALRASPPDSTVTMELRLLVPARRALRDARPCWVDLHVTDEGPGMTPDQRVRAFDRFWRAPGAPKGGTGLGLSLVQRLAHASGGEARLHPAATGGLDAVVRLPSAEPPPGGHPLAKPGPRRREAPALPA; encoded by the coding sequence ATGACCCGTCGGCTGCTCATCGGCTACCTCACCCTCGCCGCCCTCGTGCTGCTCTGCCTGGAGATCCCGCTGGGCTTCGTCTACTCGCGCGGCGAGCGGGAGCGGGTGGCGGACGCGGCGCGGGACGAGGCCGAATCGGTCTCCGCGTACGCCGCGCTGTCCCTGGCCGCCGACCGGGCCGGGCAGAGCCTGCCCGAGCGGGTGGCGCACTGCGCCGAGCGCATCGGCGGGAAGGTGGTCGTCGTCGACGGCTCGGGCGAACTGCTCACCGCCTCATACCCGTTGTCCGGCCGGGCGGCCCGCGCGCTGCCCACCCGTCCCGGGATCACGGCGGCACTGCGCGGCACATCCGCGGTGGACGTGCGCACGTCGACCATCGGCGGGGTGGAGTACCTGTCCGTCGCCGCGCCCGTCAGTCAGGGTGCGCGGGGTGCCGTATGGCTCACGGTGCCGACGCGGACGGTGCACGAGCGGATCCATCGGGCGTGGCTGCTGCTCGGCGCGGGTGGGCTCGGGGTGCTCGCGGCGGTCGGCGTACTCGGGTATGCCATCGCCCGCTGGACCGGCCGTCCCATCCGTGAACTCGAGCGCGCCACATACGAGTTGGCTGACGGCGGCCTGGCAGCACCGGTGACGATCACGAAGGGTCCGCCCGAGGTCCGCCGGCTGGCCGCCGCGTTCAACCGCACCGCGGCCCGCCTCGCCCATCTCCTGGCCTCCCAGCACGCCTTCGCGGGCGAGGCCTCGCACCAGCTCAGGACACCGCTGGCCGCACTGCGCCTGCGCCTGGAGAACCTGGAACCGAACGTCTCCGCCCGCGGCCGCCCCAGCCTCACCGCCGCCGTGACCGAGACGGACCGCCTCTCCCGGATGGTCGAGGGACTGCTGGCGATGGCCCGTCTCGAGGAGGACGCGGTCACCCCGGGCCCGGTCGACGTGGGCGCGGTCTGCGCGGAACGGCACCGGACCTGGGAGCCGTTGTTCGAGCGGCAGGGCGTGGCGCTGGTGCTCTTCGCCGGCAGCGTGGGACCGGTGCTCGCGCTGCCGGGGGCCGTCGAGCAGATCCTGGACAACCTGCTGTCCAACGCCCTGCGGGCCTCCCCGCCCGACTCCACGGTGACCATGGAGCTACGGCTGCTGGTGCCCGCCCGCCGCGCCCTGCGTGACGCCCGCCCGTGCTGGGTCGACCTCCATGTCACCGACGAGGGCCCCGGTATGACGCCCGACCAGCGCGTGCGCGCCTTCGACCGCTTCTGGCGGGCGCCCGGCGCACCGAAGGGCGGTACCGGTCTCGGGCTCTCCCTGGTCCAGCGGCTCGCGCACGCGAGCGGCGGCGAGGCCCGGCTGCACCCCGCGGCCACGGGTGGGCTCGACGCGGTGGTCCGCCTGCCGTCCGCGGAGCCACCCCCCGGCGGCCACCCCCTCGCCAAGCCGGGCCCGCGCCGCCGCGAGGCCCCGGCGCTCCCGGCCTGA
- a CDS encoding carbonic anhydrase, with product MKALLDRARSFERRVDFESGEYRKLAEGQYPEVLFITCSDSRVIPALITGARPGEIFELRNAGNIVPSYGQHGTGGEAATIEYALEVLGVQDLVVCGHSHCGAMGALKSGDDLSALPGVDAWLRSARPELESVLATASDDPSMPDVAQRNVVNQLAALRSHPVVRQRLEGGLRLHGWYYEVHTGRVHELDEDGRFRVHAG from the coding sequence TTGAAGGCGCTGCTGGACCGTGCCCGCTCGTTCGAACGGCGGGTGGATTTTGAGAGCGGTGAATACCGGAAACTCGCCGAGGGGCAATATCCCGAGGTGTTGTTCATTACATGCTCGGACTCTCGGGTGATACCCGCCCTCATCACGGGCGCACGGCCCGGAGAGATATTCGAGCTGCGGAACGCAGGCAATATCGTGCCGTCGTACGGGCAGCACGGGACGGGTGGTGAGGCCGCCACCATCGAGTACGCACTGGAGGTGCTCGGGGTTCAGGACCTCGTCGTGTGCGGTCACTCACACTGCGGAGCGATGGGCGCGCTGAAGTCCGGCGACGACCTCAGCGCGCTGCCCGGAGTGGACGCCTGGCTCAGGTCGGCCCGCCCGGAGCTGGAGTCGGTGCTGGCCACCGCCTCCGACGACCCCTCGATGCCCGATGTGGCACAGCGCAATGTCGTCAACCAGCTGGCCGCGCTGCGCAGTCACCCGGTCGTGCGGCAGCGGCTGGAGGGCGGGCTGCGGCTGCACGGCTGGTACTACGAGGTCCACACCGGCCGGGTGCACGAGCTGGACGAAGACGGCCGCTTCCGGGTGCATGCCGGATGA
- a CDS encoding SulP family inorganic anion transporter: MSGAHARNKPRAKSAGPVSGLGTERAGPKSGLGTEITASLVVFLVALPLCIGVAVASGVPAELGIISGVIGGLVVGAIRGSTLQVSGPAAGLAALVAETVAEHGLAMLGVIVLLSGVLQIVLGLVRLGRMFQAISLAVVQGMLAGIGLPLMFSQAYPMADAKAPGSPIENMAGIPGLLADILTDRQAVIAALLGVVTIVLSFVWKKVPGPLKKIPAALVAVGIGIAVAALPGVEVKTLQVGNLLASVQVPGAEEFAGLADVAIISSVLTFTVIASAESLFTAAAVDRMHSGPRTRYNTELIAQGTGNTLAGLLGALPITAVVARSSANVQAGARTRLSRTLHGLWLLGFALLLPQVLALIPISVLAGVLVHSGWKLFAPEEFPKMWRQDRGEFVVMTVTTLVIVATALLEGVLVGLAAGIVLAALRMSQTVIRQHVEEDTAKVVMAGNATFLRLPKVIEALESAAASGKPRIRLDLTGVTHLDHACRSQVEEFTAQQRGRGLRVELLMPGPARTADPAPSEAEPHTWPAPGPGVEWFYLDTRPLPDDYAEHPPLVG; the protein is encoded by the coding sequence ATGAGCGGGGCGCATGCGCGGAACAAGCCGCGCGCCAAGAGCGCGGGGCCGGTGTCCGGCCTCGGCACCGAGCGTGCCGGGCCGAAGTCCGGCCTCGGCACCGAGATCACCGCCTCTCTCGTCGTCTTCCTGGTCGCGCTGCCGCTGTGCATCGGTGTCGCGGTCGCGTCCGGCGTCCCGGCCGAGCTCGGGATCATCTCCGGTGTCATCGGCGGCCTGGTGGTGGGCGCGATCCGGGGCAGCACGCTCCAGGTCAGCGGGCCAGCCGCGGGCCTCGCCGCGCTGGTCGCGGAGACCGTCGCGGAGCACGGCCTGGCCATGCTCGGCGTGATCGTCCTGCTCTCCGGAGTCCTTCAGATCGTCCTCGGCCTGGTACGGCTCGGTCGGATGTTCCAGGCGATCTCCCTCGCCGTGGTCCAGGGCATGCTGGCCGGCATCGGACTGCCGCTGATGTTCAGCCAGGCCTATCCGATGGCCGACGCCAAGGCTCCCGGGTCCCCGATCGAGAACATGGCCGGGATCCCCGGGCTGCTCGCCGACATCCTGACGGACCGGCAGGCGGTGATCGCCGCACTGCTCGGTGTGGTCACCATCGTGCTCAGCTTCGTATGGAAGAAGGTGCCGGGGCCGCTGAAGAAGATCCCGGCCGCGCTGGTCGCCGTCGGCATCGGCATCGCGGTCGCCGCGCTGCCCGGTGTCGAGGTGAAGACCCTCCAGGTCGGGAATCTGCTCGCCTCCGTGCAGGTGCCAGGCGCCGAGGAGTTCGCGGGCCTCGCCGACGTGGCGATCATCAGTTCCGTGCTCACCTTCACGGTCATCGCCTCGGCGGAGAGTCTGTTCACCGCCGCCGCCGTGGACCGGATGCACAGCGGCCCCCGTACCCGTTACAACACCGAGCTCATCGCCCAGGGCACCGGCAACACCCTCGCCGGCCTCCTCGGGGCCCTGCCCATCACGGCCGTCGTCGCCCGCAGTTCGGCGAACGTCCAGGCCGGCGCCAGGACCCGGCTCTCCCGGACCCTGCACGGCCTGTGGCTGCTCGGCTTCGCGCTGCTGCTGCCCCAGGTCCTCGCCCTGATCCCGATCTCGGTGCTCGCCGGGGTCCTCGTGCACAGCGGCTGGAAACTGTTCGCGCCCGAGGAGTTCCCGAAGATGTGGCGGCAGGACCGGGGCGAGTTCGTCGTGATGACCGTGACCACGCTGGTCATCGTGGCGACCGCGCTGCTCGAAGGGGTGCTCGTCGGTCTCGCCGCCGGGATCGTGCTGGCCGCGCTGCGCATGTCGCAGACCGTGATCCGGCAGCACGTCGAGGAGGACACCGCCAAGGTCGTGATGGCGGGCAACGCGACGTTCCTGCGGCTGCCGAAGGTCATCGAGGCACTGGAATCGGCCGCCGCGTCCGGCAAGCCGCGCATCCGCCTCGACCTGACCGGCGTGACCCATCTGGACCATGCCTGCCGCAGCCAGGTCGAGGAGTTCACCGCCCAGCAGCGCGGGCGCGGGCTGCGGGTGGAGCTGCTGATGCCCGGTCCGGCGAGGACGGCGGACCCCGCCCCCTCGGAGGCCGAGCCGCATACCTGGCCCGCCCCTGGCCCCGGCGTCGAATGGTTCTACCTGGACACGCGGCCCCTTCCGGACGACTACGCGGAGCATCCGCCGCTCGTAGGCTGA
- a CDS encoding response regulator transcription factor translates to MGIQVLLIEDDETIAEPLTEGLAHFGLTVDHVTTGAEGLRRPYGDVVLLDLGLPDMDGIDVCRGIRQVSDVPIVILSARGEEADRVLGLELGADDYLAKPFSVRELVARVRAVTRRTQRTQEAAPEPVYEPGPLAVDRRTRQVWVGEVQVPLTPKEFELLALLTEDPGAVYSRQQILDRVWDPHYEGPTKTLDVHVAALRRKLGHPAWIQTLRGVGFRLAVHTGPSEPT, encoded by the coding sequence ATGGGCATACAAGTACTGCTCATCGAGGACGACGAGACGATCGCCGAACCGCTCACCGAGGGGCTCGCCCACTTCGGGTTGACGGTGGATCACGTGACCACCGGAGCGGAGGGGCTGAGAAGGCCGTACGGCGATGTCGTCCTGCTCGACCTGGGGCTGCCGGACATGGACGGCATCGACGTCTGCCGGGGCATCCGGCAGGTCTCCGACGTTCCCATCGTGATCCTCAGCGCGCGCGGGGAAGAGGCCGATCGTGTGCTGGGCCTCGAACTCGGTGCCGACGACTATCTGGCGAAGCCGTTCAGCGTACGGGAGTTGGTGGCGCGGGTGCGTGCGGTGACACGGAGGACCCAGCGCACTCAGGAGGCCGCGCCCGAACCCGTCTACGAACCCGGCCCCCTCGCCGTCGACCGCCGTACCCGCCAGGTCTGGGTCGGTGAGGTCCAGGTCCCCCTCACCCCGAAGGAGTTCGAGCTGCTCGCGCTGCTCACCGAGGACCCGGGCGCGGTCTACTCCCGGCAGCAGATCCTCGACCGTGTGTGGGACCCGCACTACGAAGGTCCGACCAAGACCTTGGACGTCCATGTCGCCGCCCTGCGGCGGAAGTTGGGCCATCCGGCGTGGATCCAGACCCTGCGCGGAGTCGGCTTCCGGCTGGCCGTGCACACCGGGCCGAGCGAGCCGACATGA
- the nirB gene encoding nitrite reductase large subunit NirB has protein sequence MTATPGATPTIVLVGHGMVGQRFLEALAERGLTATHRVVVLCEEPRPAYDRVALTSYFSGKTPEELSMTDMEFIEKHSIELYIGDPAVTVDREAKKVTAKSGQVFEYDTLVLATGSFPFVPPVPNKDAKGCFVYRTIEDLLAIEEYAKTRTTGAVVGGGLLGLEAAGALKGLGLTSHIVEFAPRLMPVQVDEGGGAALLRTIEDMGLSVHTGVGTQEIVVDAEGAVTGMKLSDGSELATDLVVFSAGVRPRDQLARDCGLTVGERGGISVDEQCRTVADPHVFAIGECALAADGRVYGLVAPGYEQAETAAATIAADEASFTGADLSTKLKLLGVDVASFGDAHGTAEDCLDVVYSDSRAGLYKKLVIGRDGTLLGGILVGDADAYGTLRAFTGSVPPVSPESLVLPAGAGAPAQLGPSALPDEAIICSCHNVSKGTIRGAVTDHQCTTVPEVKKCTKAGTGCGSCVKVLGQLVTAELEASGVEVDKGLCGCFAQTREELYEIVLALRINTYQDLLDRYGRDGARGGDGCEVCKPAVASIIASLAPTIGVSGYVLEGEQAALQDSNDHFLANLQKNGSYSVVPRIPGGEITPEKLIVIGEIARDFGLYTKITGGQRIDMFGARVEQLPVIWARLVDAGFESGHAYGKALRTVKSCVGQTWCRYGVQDSVRMAIDLELRYRGLRSPHKLKSAVSGCQRECAEAQSKDFGVIATANGWNLYVGGNGGATPRHADLLAQDLTDAELIRLIDRFLMFYIRTADRLERTSTWLERIPGGLDHVRDVVVEDSLGICEELESLMAAHVDHYRDEWAETINDPEKLARFVSFVNAPDTPDPVVGFVPERDQIKPDLPLLSIGRRPLEGSAQR, from the coding sequence ATGACCGCCACCCCGGGGGCCACCCCCACGATCGTGCTCGTCGGCCACGGCATGGTCGGCCAGCGCTTCCTGGAAGCACTCGCCGAGCGCGGCCTGACCGCCACGCACCGCGTGGTCGTGCTGTGCGAGGAGCCGCGTCCCGCGTACGACCGCGTCGCGCTCACCTCGTACTTCTCGGGCAAGACGCCCGAGGAACTGTCCATGACGGACATGGAGTTCATCGAGAAGCACTCGATCGAGCTGTACATCGGCGACCCGGCGGTCACCGTCGACCGCGAGGCGAAGAAGGTCACCGCCAAGTCGGGCCAGGTCTTCGAGTACGACACCCTCGTCCTGGCCACCGGCTCCTTCCCGTTCGTGCCGCCGGTGCCGAACAAGGACGCCAAGGGCTGCTTCGTCTACCGCACGATCGAGGACCTGCTCGCGATCGAGGAGTACGCCAAGACGCGTACGACCGGTGCCGTGGTCGGCGGCGGTCTGCTCGGACTCGAGGCGGCCGGTGCGCTCAAGGGCCTCGGACTGACCTCCCACATCGTGGAGTTCGCGCCGCGGCTGATGCCGGTGCAGGTCGACGAGGGCGGTGGCGCGGCCCTGCTGCGCACTATCGAGGACATGGGCCTGTCGGTGCACACCGGCGTGGGAACGCAGGAGATCGTGGTCGACGCCGAGGGCGCCGTCACCGGTATGAAGCTCTCCGACGGCTCCGAACTCGCCACCGACCTGGTCGTGTTCAGCGCCGGTGTCCGCCCCCGCGACCAGCTCGCCCGCGACTGCGGCCTCACGGTCGGCGAGCGCGGCGGCATCTCGGTGGACGAGCAGTGCCGGACCGTCGCCGACCCGCATGTCTTCGCGATCGGCGAGTGCGCGCTAGCGGCCGACGGCCGGGTGTACGGCCTGGTGGCGCCGGGTTACGAGCAGGCCGAGACGGCCGCCGCGACCATCGCCGCCGACGAGGCGTCCTTCACCGGCGCCGACCTGTCCACCAAGCTGAAGCTGCTCGGCGTCGACGTCGCCTCCTTCGGTGACGCGCACGGCACCGCCGAGGACTGCCTGGACGTCGTCTACTCCGACTCCCGCGCGGGCCTGTACAAGAAGCTGGTCATCGGCCGCGACGGCACCCTGCTCGGCGGCATCCTGGTCGGCGACGCGGACGCCTACGGCACGCTGCGCGCCTTCACCGGCTCGGTCCCGCCGGTCTCGCCCGAGTCGCTGGTGCTGCCGGCCGGCGCGGGTGCCCCCGCCCAGCTCGGCCCGTCCGCGCTGCCGGACGAGGCGATCATCTGCTCCTGCCACAACGTCTCCAAGGGCACCATCCGCGGCGCGGTCACCGACCACCAGTGCACGACCGTGCCCGAGGTGAAGAAGTGCACCAAGGCCGGTACCGGCTGCGGCAGTTGCGTCAAGGTCCTCGGCCAGCTGGTCACCGCCGAGCTGGAGGCGTCCGGCGTCGAGGTCGACAAGGGCCTGTGCGGCTGCTTCGCCCAGACCCGCGAGGAGCTTTACGAGATCGTCCTCGCCCTGCGCATCAACACCTACCAGGACCTGCTCGACCGCTACGGCCGCGACGGCGCCCGGGGCGGTGACGGCTGCGAGGTCTGCAAGCCGGCCGTCGCCTCGATCATCGCCTCCCTCGCCCCGACGATCGGCGTGAGCGGCTATGTCCTGGAGGGCGAGCAGGCGGCGCTGCAGGACAGCAACGACCACTTCCTCGCCAACCTCCAGAAGAACGGCTCGTACTCGGTCGTCCCGCGTATCCCCGGCGGTGAGATCACCCCGGAGAAGCTGATCGTGATCGGCGAGATCGCCCGCGACTTCGGCCTCTACACAAAGATCACCGGCGGCCAGCGGATCGACATGTTCGGCGCCCGGGTGGAACAACTCCCGGTGATCTGGGCCCGGTTGGTGGACGCCGGCTTCGAGTCGGGCCACGCGTACGGAAAAGCGCTCCGCACGGTGAAGTCCTGCGTCGGCCAGACCTGGTGCCGCTACGGCGTCCAGGACTCCGTCCGGATGGCGATCGACCTGGAGCTGCGCTACCGGGGCCTCAGGTCCCCCCACAAGCTCAAGTCGGCGGTGTCGGGCTGCCAGCGCGAGTGCGCCGAGGCCCAGTCCAAGGACTTCGGCGTGATCGCCACCGCCAACGGCTGGAACCTGTACGTCGGCGGCAACGGCGGCGCGACCCCGCGCCACGCCGACCTGCTCGCCCAGGACCTGACCGACGCCGAACTGATCCGCCTGATCGACCGGTTCCTGATGTTCTACATCCGTACGGCGGACCGCCTGGAGCGCACGTCGACATGGCTGGAGCGGATCCCCGGCGGCCTGGACCACGTACGGGATGTGGTGGTGGAGGACTCGCTGGGCATCTGCGAGGAGCTGGAATCGCTGATGGCGGCCCATGTCGACCACTACCGCGACGAGTGGGCCGAGACCATCAACGACCCCGAGAAGCTGGCCCGGTTCGTGTCCTTCGTGAACGCGCCCGACACCCCCGACCCGGTCGTCGGCTTCGTCCCCGAGCGCGACCAGATCAAGCCCGACCTGCCGCTGCTGTCCATCGGCCGCCGCCCCCTGGAAGGAAGCGCCCAGCGATGA
- a CDS encoding SDR family NAD(P)-dependent oxidoreductase, with protein MTSNRFTDRTVLVTGAGSGIGRAVALAFAAEGARLVVAGRGRGPLDETVALIEHAGGKALAVTADVSDAADVRALVEAAVDHFGSLDVAVNNAGVFRGGAPLAELSEEDWHTQLGINVTGVFLALQAEIRQMRTQPSGGAIVNIASIFGVHARHPGAAAYAATKAAVSVLTRGAALDHIGDGVRINAVSPGAVDTTMSLGPGETEAERAERMRDAVPLGRVSATEEIAAAVLYLASDAAASVVGTDLVVDSGASA; from the coding sequence ATGACCAGCAACCGCTTCACCGACCGCACCGTCCTCGTCACCGGCGCCGGCTCCGGCATCGGACGGGCCGTCGCGCTCGCCTTCGCCGCCGAGGGGGCGCGGCTGGTGGTCGCCGGACGCGGCAGGGGGCCGCTCGACGAGACGGTGGCCCTGATCGAGCACGCCGGCGGCAAGGCCCTGGCGGTCACCGCCGATGTCTCCGACGCCGCCGATGTACGGGCCCTCGTCGAGGCCGCCGTCGACCACTTCGGCTCGCTCGATGTGGCGGTCAACAACGCCGGTGTCTTCCGCGGCGGCGCCCCGCTGGCCGAGCTGTCGGAGGAGGACTGGCACACCCAGCTCGGTATCAATGTCACCGGTGTGTTCCTCGCTCTCCAGGCCGAGATCCGGCAGATGCGCACCCAGCCTTCCGGCGGGGCGATCGTCAACATCGCCTCCATCTTCGGCGTGCACGCCCGCCACCCCGGCGCCGCCGCGTACGCGGCCACGAAGGCCGCAGTCTCCGTGCTCACCCGGGGAGCCGCCCTCGACCACATCGGCGACGGCGTCCGGATCAACGCCGTCAGCCCGGGCGCCGTCGACACCACGATGTCCCTGGGCCCCGGCGAGACGGAGGCGGAACGCGCGGAGCGTATGCGGGACGCCGTTCCGCTGGGCCGGGTCTCCGCGACCGAGGAGATCGCCGCCGCCGTCCTCTATCTGGCCTCCGACGCGGCGGCCTCGGTCGTCGGCACCGACCTGGTGGTCGACAGCGGCGCCTCCGCCTGA
- a CDS encoding TetR/AcrR family transcriptional regulator, with product MARTKEFDPDAALHSALELFWQRGYEATSMSDLTEHLGIGRASLYATFGSKHELYLKALERYEEARLPDILRELSQPGPALPAVRTLVRRFAADAADSELRRYGCFVTNTAAELAPHDPTATRQVERNWDRLETVLHAALARARAQGELPEGRDPLTLARMLLVLMQGFRVVGKASSDPARVRDAAEQALALLD from the coding sequence GTGGCCAGGACCAAGGAGTTCGATCCCGACGCCGCGCTGCACTCAGCCCTCGAGCTGTTCTGGCAGCGCGGCTACGAGGCGACGTCGATGTCCGACCTGACGGAGCACCTCGGGATCGGACGGGCGAGCCTGTACGCGACCTTCGGCAGCAAGCACGAGCTGTACCTGAAGGCGCTGGAGCGCTACGAGGAGGCCCGCCTCCCGGACATCCTGCGCGAACTGTCCCAGCCGGGGCCCGCCCTGCCCGCCGTACGCACGCTGGTCCGGCGCTTCGCGGCCGACGCGGCCGATTCGGAACTGCGGCGCTACGGCTGTTTCGTCACCAACACCGCCGCGGAACTGGCCCCGCACGACCCCACGGCCACCCGGCAGGTCGAGCGCAACTGGGACCGTCTCGAGACGGTGCTGCACGCCGCGCTGGCCCGCGCCCGGGCCCAGGGCGAGCTGCCCGAGGGGCGCGATCCGCTCACCCTCGCCCGGATGCTGCTGGTGCTGATGCAGGGCTTCCGGGTGGTCGGGAAGGCCTCCTCGGACCCGGCCAGGGTGCGGGACGCGGCGGAACAGGCACTGGCACTGCTCGACTGA
- a CDS encoding oxidoreductase, with the protein MAGWNSTDIPDLTGRVAVVTGVNSGIGYVTARELARKGAKVVLACRSERRGTEAGDRMVTEVPGADVEFGRLDLGDLGSVREFASSVPFERLDLLVNNAGVMALPYGTTADGFERQFGVNHLGHFALTGLLSPVLLRTPGARVVTVSSFMHAVANIDLGDLNSERRYRRWVAYGRSKTANLLFTHELARRLAVHGSDVVAAAAHPGYAATNLQTEGPRMAGRRAAERLVRIGNRVFAQPADSGALPTLYAATAPDVTPDSFTGPSFAGWRGSPAPSWRASWTVNDAMGQRLWEASERLTGVSYDALKA; encoded by the coding sequence ATGGCCGGATGGAACTCGACGGACATTCCCGATCTGACCGGACGCGTCGCCGTGGTCACCGGCGTCAACAGCGGCATCGGGTATGTCACCGCACGCGAACTGGCCCGCAAGGGCGCCAAGGTCGTACTCGCCTGCCGCAGCGAGCGGCGCGGCACCGAGGCCGGGGACCGGATGGTGACCGAAGTGCCGGGCGCGGATGTGGAGTTCGGGCGGCTGGACCTCGGGGACCTGGGCTCCGTACGAGAGTTCGCGTCGTCTGTGCCGTTCGAGCGGCTCGATCTCCTCGTCAACAACGCCGGGGTGATGGCGCTGCCGTACGGCACCACGGCGGACGGGTTCGAGCGGCAGTTCGGGGTCAATCATCTGGGGCACTTCGCGCTCACGGGGCTGCTGTCGCCGGTGCTGCTGCGGACGCCGGGGGCGCGGGTGGTGACCGTCTCCAGCTTTATGCATGCCGTGGCCAACATCGATCTCGGCGACCTCAACAGCGAGCGCCGCTATCGGCGTTGGGTCGCCTACGGCCGCTCCAAGACCGCCAACCTGTTGTTCACGCATGAGCTGGCGCGCAGGCTGGCGGTGCACGGCTCGGACGTGGTGGCGGCCGCGGCCCACCCGGGGTACGCGGCCACCAACCTCCAGACCGAGGGCCCGCGCATGGCGGGACGCCGGGCCGCCGAGCGTTTGGTGCGGATCGGCAACCGCGTCTTCGCCCAGCCCGCCGATTCCGGCGCCCTGCCCACGCTGTACGCGGCCACCGCCCCCGACGTCACCCCCGACTCCTTCACCGGCCCGTCCTTCGCGGGCTGGCGCGGCTCACCGGCACCGTCGTGGCGGGCGTCCTGGACCGTCAACGACGCGATGGGGCAACGTCTTTGGGAGGCCTCGGAGCGGCTGACGGGGGTGTCGTACGACGCGCTCAAGGCGTGA